ATCGGCTTCCTGCCGATCTATCTCGGCCCGACCCTGCTGATGCTGCTGGGGCCGCTGGTGCTGCGCAAGATCCTGCGCATCGCCAAGGCGCAGCGCATCACCTCCATCGCCGACTTCATCGCCTCCCGCTACGGGCGCAGCCAGGGGCTGGGCGGGCTGGTGGCGCTGACCGCGGTGATCGGGGTGACGCCCTACATCGCCCTGCAGCTCAAGGCCGTGGCGGTCAGCTTCGACGTGCTGTGGGGCACCGACCCGTCCGGCGCCACCGGCGGCCTCTCCCTGCCCGTCGTCCTCGACAACGCCTTCTACGTGGCGGTCGTCATGGCGGCCTTCGCCATCATGTTCGGCACGCGCCACATCGACGCGGCCGAGCATCACGAGGGCATGGTGGCGGCCATCGCCTTCGAATCCGTGGTCAAGCTGGTCGCCTTCCTGGCGGTCGGCGCGGCGGTGGTCTGGGGACTGCACGACGGCCCGACCGAGCTGTTCGCCACCGCCGCGGAGCATCCGGAGATCCGCGACCTCTTCACCTCCGCCCCGGCGCTGGCGGACGGGTCGTGGCTGACCATGACTCTGCTCTCCATGGCGGCGGTGCTGTGCCTGCCCCGCCAGTTCCAGGTGACGGTGATCGAGAATGTGGACGAGCGGCACCTGACCCGCGCCCTGTGGCTGTTCCCGCTCTACATGCTGCTGATCAACCTGTTCGTCCTGCCGGTGGCGGTGGCCGGGCTGATGCGCTTTCCCGACCGGGCGGTGGACCCGGACATGTTCGTGGTGGCGCTGCCGCTGGCCGCCGGGGAGGACTGGCTGGCCCTGCTGGCCTTCATCGGCGGGCTGTCGGCGGCCACCGGCATGATCGTGGTCGAGGCCATCGCGCTCTCCACCATGGTGTGCAACGACATCGTGATGCCGCTGCTGCTGCGCGCCCGCAGCGCCCGGCTGGAGCGGCTGCACGACCTGTCGCCGCTGCTGCTGACCATCCGGCGCGCCGCCATCGTGGCGATCCTGCTGCTCGGCTACCTGTATTTCCGCATCGCCGGCTCGGCCTACGCGCTGAGCGCCATCGGCCTGATCTCCTTCACGGCGGTGGCGCAGTTCGCCCCGGCGCTGATCGGCGGCGTCTATTGGGCGGGGGCGACCCGGCGCGGCGCTCTGGCCGGCCTCAGCGCCGGCATCCTGACCTGGGCCTACACGCTGCTGCTGCCCAGCTTCGCGCGGTCCGGCTGGCTGCCCGCGTCCTTCATCGACCAGGGGCCGTGGGGCGTCGCCCTGCTGCGGCCCTACGCCCTGTTCGGGCTGGACGGCATGGACCCGCTGACCCATGCCCTGTTCTGGAGCATGCTGCTCAACATCGGCCTCTACGCCGTGGTGTCCCTGCTCGACCGCCCCGGCCTGGGCGAGCGGGCGCAGGCCACCGCCTTCGTCGAGGTGTTCCAGCACCGCGACCCCCCCCTGCCGACGGGCGCGTGGCGCGGCACCGCCACGGTCGGCGACCTGCAGCGCATCGTCGCGCGCTTCCTCGGCCCGCAGCGGGCGGAGGCGGCCTTCGCCCAGCATGTCCGCCGCCACGGGCCGCTGGAGCCCGACCGCCGGGCCGGGGCGGAGCTGGTGCGCTTCGCCGAACGTCTGCTCGCCGGGGCCATCGGCGCCGCGTCGGCGCGGGTGGCGCTGGCCTCCGCGGTCGAGGGCGGCGAGGTCAGCTACCCCGAGCTGATGCGGATGCTCGACGAGACCAGCCACGTCATCGAATACAGCCGCCAGCTCGAACACAGGACGGCGGAACTGCAGCGCGCGTCGGCCGCGCTCCGCGCCGCCAACTTGCGGCTGACGGAGCTGGACCGGCTGAAGGACGAGTTCCTGTCCACCGTGACGCACGAGCTGCGCACGCCCCTGACCTCCATCCGCGCCCTGACCGAGGTGCTGCACGACAACCCCGA
The window above is part of the Azospirillum sp. TSH58 genome. Proteins encoded here:
- a CDS encoding sensor histidine kinase, whose amino-acid sequence is MPWPTIVAASFAYLLLLFAIAWWADRRADGGRSVIASPYVYALSLAVYCTTWTFYGSVGRAASLGIGFLPIYLGPTLLMLLGPLVLRKILRIAKAQRITSIADFIASRYGRSQGLGGLVALTAVIGVTPYIALQLKAVAVSFDVLWGTDPSGATGGLSLPVVLDNAFYVAVVMAAFAIMFGTRHIDAAEHHEGMVAAIAFESVVKLVAFLAVGAAVVWGLHDGPTELFATAAEHPEIRDLFTSAPALADGSWLTMTLLSMAAVLCLPRQFQVTVIENVDERHLTRALWLFPLYMLLINLFVLPVAVAGLMRFPDRAVDPDMFVVALPLAAGEDWLALLAFIGGLSAATGMIVVEAIALSTMVCNDIVMPLLLRARSARLERLHDLSPLLLTIRRAAIVAILLLGYLYFRIAGSAYALSAIGLISFTAVAQFAPALIGGVYWAGATRRGALAGLSAGILTWAYTLLLPSFARSGWLPASFIDQGPWGVALLRPYALFGLDGMDPLTHALFWSMLLNIGLYAVVSLLDRPGLGERAQATAFVEVFQHRDPPLPTGAWRGTATVGDLQRIVARFLGPQRAEAAFAQHVRRHGPLEPDRRAGAELVRFAERLLAGAIGAASARVALASAVEGGEVSYPELMRMLDETSHVIEYSRQLEHRTAELQRASAALRAANLRLTELDRLKDEFLSTVTHELRTPLTSIRALTEVLHDNPDIELEQRQEFLGLVITESERLTRLINQVLDMAKIEAGEIDWQVGPMDLGSALEQAAAATARLFHERGIALAVAIPHGLPAVRGDHDRLVQVAVNLLSNAAKFTPAGGRAALSVAAEGEALRVTVTDSGPGIAAEHQAIVFDRFRQVGDTMTDKPQGTGLGLAISKRIVEHLGGRIWVDSAPGRGATFAFTVPLAGTGAAGTGERAVSQNDQTAKEPDHTGGTRSG